DNA from Roseimicrobium sp. ORNL1:
TTGATAAACGAAAGGGGTTGGCGATGCGCCTTCTTGAGCACAAGACCCAGCTCTGTGGCAGCGGCGAGCCGATGACCACGAGACATGAAATCATGGACCATGAAGCGGTTTCGGACGGAGTGTATCTTCCGAAATTCGCAGCCTTCACCGAGTTTCGAAAGGATGAGCCCGTCCGCAGGATTGAATATCGGATGAACACACTGCGCCGCCTTGAAAAGCCAGTCGCGTTGGATTTGAACTTCGAGGAGGGTACGCCCGTGATTGATAGAAGGCCCGGACAGGTCACAAAGAAGCCTGGCAGGTGACGCGATGGAACTTCTGCGCGAGAATGACGAGGCGTGACCCGTTCATGACCTCGTTCCCGGCTTTCTTCCTATCCAGCGTTCCTCCTCCTCCATGTCCAGACATCACTGCCCGACTCGAGTTTTCGCGTTCCTGATTCTCGGGGTGTTGACTGCGCTCATAGCGACGCGGGTAAACGGGCAGACACCGAACACATCTGTTTCTCCGGCCGCCGCCGCAGCGAGTTCCACGCCTCCACATCCTGGTCTCACAGAGTACATGGGGCGCAATGTGGCGCAGACCATGCACTACACCGGCGCAGCATGGCTCATCCGCACGAAGCGCGATCGAGAGGAGGCGGCCACGCTCATGCGCTCGAAGCTGGAACTCAGGCCCGGCATGACCGTATGCGACCTCGGCTGTGGCAATGGCTACCACACCTTTCCCATGGCCAAGGAAGTGGCGCCCTCGGGCAAGGTCTACGGCGTGGAGATTCAGGAGCCCTATCTGAAGATGCTGGAGGAGGCGGCAAAGAAGCAGGAGGTGACGAACTTCGTCCCCGTGCTCGGCCTCCTGCACGACCCGCAGTTGCCGGACAATACCTTCGACCTCATCCTGCTGGTGGATGTGTACCACGAGTTTTCCCATCCCGTGGAAATGCTCGCCGCCATGCGCAAGGCGCTGAAGCCCGATGGCAAGCTGGTGCTGGTGGAGTTCCGCGCGGAGGATGACTCCGTGCCCATCAAGCCCGAGCACAAGATGTCCAAGGCCCAGATCAACAAGGAGCTCAATGCGAACGGCTACATCTGTGTGAAGGAAGTGGATGAACTGCCCTGGCAGCACATGATGTGGTTTGGCAAGACGGCGGATGGCGCGTCGAGCCCGACGAAGTAGGCGATGAG
Protein-coding regions in this window:
- a CDS encoding class I SAM-dependent methyltransferase — encoded protein: MSRHHCPTRVFAFLILGVLTALIATRVNGQTPNTSVSPAAAAASSTPPHPGLTEYMGRNVAQTMHYTGAAWLIRTKRDREEAATLMRSKLELRPGMTVCDLGCGNGYHTFPMAKEVAPSGKVYGVEIQEPYLKMLEEAAKKQEVTNFVPVLGLLHDPQLPDNTFDLILLVDVYHEFSHPVEMLAAMRKALKPDGKLVLVEFRAEDDSVPIKPEHKMSKAQINKELNANGYICVKEVDELPWQHMMWFGKTADGASSPTK